From Vanrija pseudolonga chromosome 1, complete sequence, a single genomic window includes:
- the pfk1_0 gene encoding ATP-dependent 6-phosphofructokinase: MSSQLGFDTQSPRSGTPQPNGAGANGNHEGADHDEATPVVHRASLPRSSSPVQFSSSAHTAHHSAGPKKIAVLTSGGDSAGMNAAVRAVVRYGIARGCQAYIIREGWEGLVRGNATEPTPASSRHPSNVASPAINAALNPRSVGFGQMMSKLSLDNSDRPDDPFGSASAQNAWTPMAFDSKDPNAIARLSDAPLSFGYGGLLRDGAGEGDPDELAATFSDHPPTIEDEVDDNGRSLKDRYIVRVGWDDTRSWLGEGGTLIGSSRCPSFRTREGRLKATHNLIKYGIDCLAICGGDGSLTGADVLRGEWPDLIRELHANGTITDDQFEEHQHLNIVGLVGSIDNDMSMTDQTIGADTALHRICEAVDSISSTASSHSRAFVIEVMGRHCGWLALMAGVATGADFIFIPEDPPSGDWEEELCGVLHHHRQIGKRKSIVIVAEGALDANLKPIKGDYVKDILTKRLGLDTRLTTLGHTQRGGKPSAADRILATLQGVKAVEALLEATPETPSYMIGIQENKITKVPLLEAVAQTKAVAEAIENKDFAKAISYRDADFQDMLEAFKISSSLSQADHAPEGQRLRLAIIHVGAPAGGMNAATRQAVRYCLARAHTPLGIHNGFEGLLDDNITELTWLRVDNWTTRGGSELGTNRTLPNVDMGGIAAALQRHKIDGLLLIGGFEAFSAVTMLEKARKDYPALHIPIIHIPATISNNVPLTDFSLGSDTSLNVLVSACDAIKQSASASRNRVFVVETQGGMSGYLATLGALAVGAVLVYTPEEGINLRTLLEDAEFLKERYKLDEKGQQEGRLVVRSEKSSSVYTTDFVTKVLKEEGKDLFDARSAQLGHTLQGLVPSPLDRTRAARMALLSVKFLEKHAHARSQDYTGRRRTADLPPTDTAAMIAVRGSKILYAKMSDVISHTDVKLRRGEDVWWYDIKRLVEILGGRTGLVTSLFAQSKRKRPVRHRYGSYQIAGVNDDCPVPNLNPTPNV, from the exons ATGTCATCCCAGCTGGGATTTGACACACAGTCCCCGCGCTCTGGCACGCCGCAGCCCAACGGTGCCGGGGCGAATGGAAACCACGAGGGTGCCGACCATGACGAGGCGACACCAGTCGTGCACCGCGCTTCACTCccccgctcgagctcgccggtcCAGTTCTCCAGCAGTGCGCACACCGCGCATCACAGCGCTGGACCGAAGAAGATTGCTGTGCTGACATCGGGCGGCGACTCGGCGGGCATGAACGCTGCGG tgcgcgccgtcgtccgctATGGCATTGCTCG CGGCTGCCAGGCGTACATCATCCGCGAGGGCTGGGAAGGCCTCGTGCGCGGCAATGCGACCGagcccacgccggcgtcgtcgcgccacCCATCCAAcgtcgcctcgccggccATCAACGCTGCGCTCAACCCCCGCAGCGTGGGCTTTGGCCAGATGATGTCCAAGCTCTCGCTGGACAATAGCGACCGCCCCGACGACCCCTTTGGGTCAGCAAGCGCGCAGAATGCCTGGACGCCGATGGCATTCGACTCAAAGGACCCGAACGCGATCGCCAGACTGTCCGATGCGCCCCTGTCGTTTGGCTacggcggcctcctccgcgacggggcgggcgagggcgaccccgacgagctggccgcgaCGTTTAGCGACCACCCGCCTACGATTGAGGATGAGGTCGATGACAATGGCCGTTCGCTCAAGGACCGCTACATTGTCCGCGTGGGCTGGGACGACACGCGCAgctggctcggcgagggcggcactCTTATCGGGTCGTCTCGCTGTCCTTCAT TCCGTACGCGCGAGGGACGTCTCAAGGCCACACACAACTTGATCAAGTATGGCATTGACTGCCTCGCCATCTGCGGTGGTGACGGCTCGCTCACAGGTGCCGATGTCCTGCGCGGCGAGTGGCCGGACCTCATCCGCGAGCTCCACGCAAACGGCACTATCACCGACGACCAGTTTGAGGAGCACCAGCACCTCAACAttgtcggccttgtcggctCCATCGA CAACGACATGTCCATGACGGACCAGACCATCGGTGCCGACACTGCGCTGCACCGTATCTGCGAGGCTGTCGACTCTATTTCGTCcacggcgtcgtcgcacTCGAGAGCGTTCGTCATCGAGGTCATGGGCAGGCActgcggctggctggctctgATGGCAGGTGTCGCCACGGGCGCCGACTTCATCTTCATCCCCGAGGACCCGCCCAGCGGCGactgggaggaggagctgtgCGGCGTCCTCCATCACCACCGCCAGATCGGTAAGCGCAAGAGCATTGTCattgtcgccgagggcgcgctcgacgccaacctCAAGCCCATCAAGGGCGACTATGTCAAGGACATCCTCACCAAGCGCCTTGGGCTGGACACACGTCTCACCACCCTCGGCCAcacgcagcgcggcggcaagccgTCGGCCGCTGACCGCATTCTG GCAACCCTCCAAGGtgtcaaggccgtcgaggccctgCTCGAGGCCACGCCCGAAACCCCTTCGTACATGATCGGCATTCAGGAGAACAAGATCACCAAGGTGCCCCTGCTCGAAGCCGTCGCGCAAACAAAGGCCGTTGCCGAAGCGATCGAGAACAAGGACTTTGCCAAAGCCATCTCGTACCGTGATGCCGACTTTCAGGACATGCTTGAGGCCTTCAAGATCAGCAGCTCTCTTTCGCAGGCCGACCACGCTCCCGAGGGTCAGAGACTCCGCCTAGCCATCATCCA CGTTGGTGCTCCCGCAGGAGGCATGAATGCCGCGACACGTCAGGCGGTCAGATACTGTCTGGCACGTGCGCACACCCCTCTCGGTATCCACAACGGCTTTGAGggtctcctcgacgacaacatcACGGAACTCACCTGGCTCCGTGTCGACAACTGGACGACCCGCGGTGGCTCCGAGCTGGGCACGAACCGCACGTTGCCCAATGTCGACATGGGCGGTatcgccgctgcgctgcaGCGTCACAAGATTGACGGCCTGCTCCTCATCGGCGGCTTTGAGGCCTTTAGTGCCGTGACCATGCTGGAGAAGGCGCGCAAGGACTACCCTGCGCTGCACATCCCCATCATTCACATCCCCGCGACCATTTCCAACAACGTTCCCTTGACCGACTTCTCGCTGGGCTCTGACACCTCGCTCAACGTCCTCGTTTCGGCGTGCGATGCCATCAAGCAGAGtgcgtcggcatcgcgcaACCGTGTGTTTGTTGTCGAGACTCAGGGCGGAATGAGTGGCTACTTGGCAACTCTCGGCGctcttgccgtcggcgcagtGCTCGTCTACACTCCAGAAGAGGGAATCAACCTGCGGaccctgctcgaggacgccgagttCCTCAAGGAACGCTACAAGCTAGACGAGAAGGGACAGCAAGAGGGGCGCCTTGTTGTGCG GTCGGAAAAATCATCGAGTGTTTACACGACAGACTTTGTAACCAAGGTTCTCAaagaggagggcaaggacctCTTTGACGCCCGCTcggcccagctcggccacaCGCTCCAGGGTCTCGTCCCATCGCCCCTGGACCGTACGCGCGCGGCTCGCATGGCCCTCTTGTCGGTCAAGTTCCTCGAGAagcacgcccacgcccgctcGCAGGACTAcactggccgccgccgcacggcCGACCTGCCGCCCACCGACACGGCCGCCATGATTGCGGTCAGAGGCTCCAAGATTCTGTACGCCAAGATGTCGGACGTCATTTCGCACACCGACGTCaagctgcgccgcggcgaagACGTGTGGTGGTACGACATCAAGCGCCTGGTCGAGATCCTTGGCGGCCGCACCGGTCTCGTCACCAGCCTCTTTGCCCAgagcaagcgcaagcgcccCGTCCGTCACCGCTATGGCAGTTACCAGATTGCGGGAGTCAACGACGACTGCCCTGTCCCAAACTTGAACCCGACCCCTAATGTCTAA